In Lolium rigidum isolate FL_2022 chromosome 3, APGP_CSIRO_Lrig_0.1, whole genome shotgun sequence, the genomic window GCTCAAGCTTTCAGCTGCAGGCCTTGTTTGGGAACATATAACATTGATAAAAAGAATATCATAGGGCTGGAATCTTGAGAGCAAATTCTCAAATTTGGAACGAGCTCTGAAGCTTCAGACACTGTTCCATCATTTCCTTTTCGAGCATCCAAAACAACAAAGCAACATCACTCTCCCTCCTCTATACTACAAATGCATCTTCCTGTGAATTTCATATGCTTTTCTGAAAATCACCCAAGCATCTCAGTTAATCAAACTCTAGACTCTTTAAATCCTCTAGGATTTCAGTAACCATGGCATCCATTTCCATTTTCTTACTTATGCCTATGTAGGAGGTCAATAGGAGAGTAGAACCATAGATAAGAAAATGGGATCACAACCTCAGTAAGCTGCATATCGGAATTTTAGGCTTGGGATCACTATATGGGCTCTATTGTTGGCCCTCTAGCAAACAAAGTAAGATTAAAGCAATGACAACCATCCCATGATAAAAACCATGCAAACTGTGTGGGCCATTATTCATACAGAGAAGTGGATACAtgtgaaaaaaaaacatatattcgATAACAGTATGCCTATTTCATAGGTCCAAACAACATATGCGCATGCAATGTTGAAATTGCAAGAATGTGGAAAATCGTAAACATGCCACAGGCAGAATCATTCGCAAAAACAAAGAACCTAGAGCAGCGGAAAGATGGAAACATACCAAAGAAAACCTAATGGGCATACCTCAAATACTGTTTGACATCCAAAACAATACAATCAAATCAGACAGGAATGTAGGGGATAGGACAGTGAGAGGACAAGCGTGATAAATCCAACCAAAGAAGCCACTGCTTGTAAAAACTGCAATAGAAATACCAACCTAGTTGTCCCAGagtatccaaggaattcaagaacTTTGTTCATTGGTACAAATACAGTACGTTTGCCACGTCGGAAGTTCACTCCAACAAAGTTCCCATCAAAATCAACAAGGGGGCATCCATTCAGAGCCTAACATAAAATAGAAGTGCCAGTGAAGGAAGTTGCATAGAAAAATGGGATTGATAATGTCTCAAAGTGATAGTTCAGTGTGTATCCGATAGGTTAAGCTATGATACAGCTAATTATTTCCACCATGCAGAGAACTAAAGGAAAGAAAACAACGACTCACCGTGTTCATTTCACATGTGGGGAGTATAAGCTCACGGATTTCATAACTTGCAGGGCCAAACACTGTCCCCTTTGTGAACCTTAACATGCCTGAGTTGAAAGAACGCCCCACAGCTACTACCTTACTATCGAACTCAAATTGCACGGGATGGCTAGAACTGAGATGTGCTTCCTGGAAACCACGTGCACGCCTAATCTTCACAACAGCAAGATCATACTTGAGATCAATTTGGCCTAACGAGCCAATGACAACTCGATCATTGGGAAGACGCACTTTAATCTGCACCGATAAAGCAAGAATAGGTGAACATGATGATAGTACATTGATAAGCAAGGAATACAGGGATGTTGGAGGCACCAACCGTCAATTTTTTAGCGAACCCATCATGTAAAGATCCATCCAGACTAGCTGAAGTTAGAATAGTTGTGGCATCAGCACATAAGTTTTCAATAAATATTCCCGTGCATTCAGATACAACCATATCTCCTAAAGATGATAATAGTATCGATCATTAATGGCTGCAATACAGGCATGGAAAATAATGGGGATATGACAATATAATTACCATCAAATGAAGCAAGAGAAACAACACTTTCTGATAGTTTTGACTCAATCTGTTTGGTGAGTTCACTCGAGGAATTTCCAAAGGATTCAACCAAGTTTCTAGATCCATCTTCCAAGGCAATACCTGGAAGGATGGGTGGATGGGTCCCAGTTAGTTAAAGAAACATGGTACTGCCGTACTGGTAAACAGTTGTAAGTGCTACAACAGTTTGGCCGCACAAATTCTTGCAGGGGAATGAAATGACGAAAAATCAGTGGCTCACATTGCTTATGTACTGATTTGCTAGCATTTTGCTTTTTATTCACGCGTGTTATGCTCTTGCCTCTTCCCTTGCGCTTGGTTTTCTGCATCTTCCCAACCCTGGAGGCAATGAAACAATCCAAATGTCATTTATAAGAACAAGTAGAGTATGACTGTAAAATCCATTATACTGTACATCATTTCTCATTGTCAATATGAACATAATTGTTTGTATACCAAACATAAATTGTGAATGTAACAACTTATATATCATGGGTGTAGAATAACTTTTTCTGCACCCTGAGTGCTGAATAGCATGTCTATACATAAGCCAGGCAAATTACAAATAATTTCACGAAGAAGAGCAAAAGTGATGAACCAACAATGAGAAGAACTTAGTGACATCAAACGCCTCAACTAACCTGAACAGAAAGTGCAAACAAGATAAGATGACGGACAAAAAAAGGGGGTTATTTAGTGATTACAAACATCTTAGGGGCTGTTTGGATCCTCTGCCCAAACAGAAATTGCCAATCTAGCCTTGCTAGGCTAGCATATGCTCCCAAAAGGAGCTGCGGATGTGTGTATGtgcgtgtgtgagagagagatacTTCTACACTACAAGATCAGCTAAATTGGCTGCGAttttgcaaaacaaaaacaagcagaGGAAAGTGGAGGCAACTAGGTCACCTCACCCTAATGGCAGTGATGAATGTATCTCGTCGAGTTAAGAGATCCAAACGAACAACCATGAAATCATTGCTATCGGGAGCAAGGGAACAAAACAACAAGCCttgatgtcttagatttgtctagatgcatccaaatttagacaaatctaaggcATCCTTTATGGGACGTGGGACGGTGGGagtagatttttagggttgggaTATTTAGAGTTTCCGGTAGGGATTACCTTACTCCGTCGGGTGATAGCTGTGGCGGCGTGCAGAGGGCGGGTTACTGGCAGAGGGGCGGAGTGGGGTGCCGTCGAGGAGGATGAGACGAAGGGTCCTAGTCCAGAATTCTTCAAAGAAAGCGAAATTGTAGACTAGTCCTTCGATGTTACATAGAGGACCCCAGATCAGAAAACAAAGGTTGCAATTGTTGGGATACTCCCAGTCCAGGATTCTTAAAGAGTCCTTGCATCTTACATACAGGATCCTCGATCAGAAAACAAAGGTTGCAATTCGGTCATGCAACGGAAAGTGGTGTTGCGACTCAGATGTGGCGTTTAGAGCAGCCACAATGTGGGACCCTGTAGTCAGATAGATGGTCAACGATCAGTGGCGGAGGAGCGGGCGGTCGACTGAGGACAGGTGCAGTGGTAGCctggtcggcgacggcgaggagaggGACGTCGCCTACAGGGTGGAACCGCAGCCACGGCGTAATGTGGTAATACACCTACCTgttgctggagatggagatgctaagAGCATCTACAGCCGTGGCCCCCAAAGAGATTTAAGGTGTGTTGGAGAAAATTTCGTTCTCAGCCGTGCGTTCCAAACCCTCCTTCCGTCCTGCTGTCCAGCGTCCCAAGCCCATCCCCGATCAACataggacgctc contains:
- the LOC124694619 gene encoding uncharacterized protein LOC124694619 gives rise to the protein MQKTKRKGRGKSITRVNKKQNASKSVHKQCIALEDGSRNLVESFGNSSSELTKQIESKLSESVVSLASFDASLDGSLHDGFAKKLTIKVRLPNDRVVIGSLGQIDLKKHISVLAIPCNLSSIVR